A region of Hydrogenimonas cancrithermarum DNA encodes the following proteins:
- a CDS encoding F0F1 ATP synthase subunit B family protein, protein MLDISLSLMLLVAVVFLVLLMLLNSWLYRPLLAFMDERDKSIRKDLENVSADSSEIDELKAKTEAIIAEAKSEAAALRAKTIEESKLLATSKIEAKKEELEKAYQGFLDELKKEEEQLKSELLSQMPLFKESLKAKFSQI, encoded by the coding sequence ATGCTGGATATAAGTCTGTCCCTGATGCTTCTTGTCGCAGTCGTCTTTCTCGTACTGTTGATGCTGCTTAACAGTTGGCTCTATCGGCCACTTTTGGCTTTTATGGACGAACGTGACAAGAGTATTCGTAAAGATCTGGAAAATGTCAGCGCAGACAGCTCGGAAATCGATGAGCTGAAAGCGAAGACGGAAGCGATAATTGCGGAAGCGAAAAGCGAAGCCGCCGCATTACGGGCCAAAACGATCGAAGAGTCCAAGCTACTCGCAACGAGCAAAATCGAAGCGAAAAAAGAGGAGCTGGAGAAGGCATATCAGGGATTTCTTGATGAGCTGAAGAAAGAAGAGGAGCAGCTCAAAAGCGAACTTCTTTCACAAATGCCGCTTTTCAAAGAGTCTTTGAAAGCCAAATTCAGTCAAATATAA
- a CDS encoding ParB/RepB/Spo0J family partition protein, with product MGKKGKSKSLGRGLGAILGEVAEAYENEFKSDEKSAAEQIVELPLSDIVPNPYQPRTHFDESSIRELSESIKRHGLLQPVVVIEQNGEYVLIAGERRVRASKLAGLETIRAIVADIDRTRFRELALIENIQRESLNPVELAKSYKELIDEYGITQDELSKIIHKSRTQIANTMRLLQLSGYVLEKLSKSIISQGHAKVIVGLDEKDQKVVCDTIVGQKLSVRETEQLVAGMKSVEKKKPHAKKTSGLDLSAYADLIKEHIPYKVNIKQQKVEIRFSDENELKDFIKRFSSNL from the coding sequence ATGGGAAAAAAAGGAAAGAGCAAATCATTGGGACGGGGTCTCGGAGCCATTTTGGGCGAAGTCGCCGAGGCGTATGAAAATGAGTTCAAGAGTGATGAAAAGAGTGCTGCGGAACAAATCGTCGAACTGCCGCTGAGCGATATCGTTCCCAATCCCTATCAGCCGAGGACCCATTTCGACGAATCTTCCATCAGAGAACTTTCCGAGTCGATCAAGCGGCATGGGCTTCTACAGCCAGTCGTCGTGATCGAACAGAACGGAGAGTACGTTCTGATTGCAGGTGAACGCCGTGTTCGTGCCAGCAAGCTCGCCGGACTCGAGACGATCCGTGCGATTGTCGCCGATATCGACCGTACACGCTTTAGAGAACTGGCGCTTATCGAAAATATACAGCGTGAATCTCTCAATCCCGTGGAATTGGCCAAATCATACAAAGAACTGATCGACGAGTATGGCATTACCCAGGACGAACTTTCCAAAATCATCCACAAAAGCAGAACCCAGATTGCCAATACGATGCGGCTTTTGCAGTTGAGCGGGTATGTCCTCGAGAAACTCTCAAAATCTATCATATCCCAGGGGCATGCCAAAGTTATCGTAGGGCTCGACGAAAAGGATCAGAAAGTCGTATGCGATACCATCGTAGGACAGAAACTGAGCGTACGTGAAACGGAGCAGCTTGTAGCAGGCATGAAGTCTGTCGAGAAGAAAAAACCCCATGCGAAAAAAACGTCCGGGCTTGATTTGAGCGCCTATGCCGATCTGATCAAGGAACACATCCCCTACAAAGTGAACATAAAACAGCAAAAAGTCGAGATAAGATTCAGCGACGAAAACGAACTGAAGGATTTCATCAAACGGTTTTCCTCGAATTTATAG